From Zingiber officinale cultivar Zhangliang chromosome 5B, Zo_v1.1, whole genome shotgun sequence, the proteins below share one genomic window:
- the LOC121983789 gene encoding signal peptide peptidase 2-like: MRTHERVVNFALLGLTLAPLVVKVNPNVNVVLTACLTVYVGCYRSVKPTPPSETMSNEHAMRFPLVGSAMLLSLFLLFKVFSKDLVNAVLTCYFFVLGIVAFSATLLPAIKHFLPKRWNDDLIIWRVPYFHSASLEFTRSQVVASIPGTFFCVWYALKKHWLANNILGIAFCIQGIEMLSLGSFKTGAILLVGLFFYDIFWVFFTPVMVSVAKSFDAPIKLLFPTSDAARPFSMLGLGDIVIPGIFVALALRFDVSRGKQAQYFSSAFLGYTVGLVVTIIIMNWFQAAQPALLYIVPGVIGFLAAHCLWNGEVKPLLEFDESQLSSTEKSSGGSAEAEATKADKKVD; this comes from the exons ATGAGAACACACGAACGAGTCGTGAACTTTGCTCTTTTAG GTTTGACTTTAGCACCACTTGTTGTGAAGGTAAATCCCAATGTCAATGTAGTTTTGACAGCATGCCTTactgtttatgttggttgctatcGGTCGGTCAAGCCAACTCCACCTTCA GAGACAATGTCAAATGAACATGCTATGCGATTTCCTTTGGTAGGGAGTGCAATGCTGTTGTCACTGTTTCTTCTTTTCAAAGTCTTCTCCAAAGATCTAGTCAATGCTGTACTGACATGTTACTTCTTTGTTCTTGGGATCGTGGCTTTCTC GGCAACTTTATTACCAGCAATCAAGCATTTTCTCCCAAAACGTTGGAACGATGACCTCATCATTTGGCGTGTTCCTTATTTCCATT CTGCTTCTCTGGAATTCACCAGATCTCAGGTTGTTGCCTCAATACCAGGAACTTTCTTCTGTGTTTGGTATGCTCTGAAAAAGCATTGGCTTGCAAACAACATCTTGGGGATTGCATTCTGCATTCAG GGAATTGAAATGTTATCATTGGGATCATTTAAAACGGGTGCCATTCTTTTG GTTGGACTGTTCTTTTATGATATATTTTGGGTGTTCTTCACACCAGTGATGGTTAGTGTTGCTAAATCTTTTGACGCTCCCATAAAG CTTCTATTTCCAACTTCTGATGCTGCAAGACCTTTTTCCATGCTTGGCCTTGGAGATATTGTTATTCCTG GTATCTTTGTCGCATTGGCATTGCGCTTTGATGTTTCAAGAGGAAAGCAAGCACAGTACTTTAGTAGTGCCTTTTTAGGATATACGGTCGGTCTGGTCGTTACAATCATAATCATGAACTGGTTCCAAGCTGCACAG CCTGCTTTGCTTTATATAGTTCCAGGAGTTATCGGATTTTTAGCAGCTCATTGCCTATGGAACGGGGAAGTAAAACCG TTGCTGGAGTTCGACGAATCACAATTGTCATCGACCGAGAAGAGCAGTGGCGGTTCCGCAGAAGCTGAAGCCACTAAAGCTGACAAGAAAGTCGATTAG
- the LOC121983788 gene encoding uncharacterized protein LOC121983788, with protein MGACTSRPNSTLRPHKYSRRSKKHHGKVPCELPEFSMSKFVQVESSGKSRRKTDVQNLKFHLTQLQWHHSQVDAHGMCQDAWFDSLSLIESDTDDDFISVDGDSVPSEKIEAQMLHYENASRVVDALCQLHDYGSAPVTLAVEQYLKREGKIERLSSKDEEKDVEFSAGMISKTQEKQLEKTYGSFNDLKERHDTEEQSLVNKMQARLSRLVSSLSFNDKIYQMNTLSPSGQKRKSAVIRLSYKRQSCEGEETTEFCATKKFLLRPKGGLVIPKFPGEKSSAGYWSFLAPSTFELRGESYFRDKKKYPAPNYAPYYPIGVDLFNCPRKVNHIAQHIELPQVQTHGKLPSLLIVNIQMPTYPAAMFLGDSDGEGMSLVLYFKISECFDKEVSDSFKHLIRKFIDDEMERNKGFAMETITPFRERLKILGGLVNPEDLTLSSAEKKLIQGYNFKPVLSRPQHSFYQGEDYFEIDLDIHRFSYISRKGLEAFRERMKDGMLDLGLTIQAQKPEELPEQVICCVRLNKVDFVNHGQIPSIVAIDN; from the exons ATGGGTGCGTGCACATCAAGGCCAAATAGCACACTCAGGCCTCACAAGTACTCCCGCCGGTCGAAGAAACACCATGGAAAAGTTCCATGTGAGCTGCCAGAATTTTCCATGAGCAAGTTTGTTCAGGTCGAGTCTTCTGGGAAATCAAGGCGAAAAACAGATGTTCAGAATTTGAAATTTCATCTAACTCAATTGCAGTGGCACCACAGTCAAGTGGATGCTCATG GAATGTGTCAAGACGCATGGTTTGATTCTCTCAGCCTGATTGAGTCTGATACTGATGATGATTTCATCAGTGTAGATGGAG ATAGTGTGCCATCTGAAAAAATAGAGGCTCAAATGTTGCATTATGAAAATGCTTCTCGAGTTGTTGATGCACTGTGCCAGTTGCATGATTATGGTAGTGCTCCTGTGACATTGGCTGTTGAACAATATCTGAAAAGAGAAGGTAAAATCGAAAGACTCTCGAGCAAGGATGAAGAGAAGGATGTTGAATTTTCTGCGGGAATGATCTCTAAGACGCAAGAGAAACAACTTGAAAAAACATATGGTAGCTTTAACGATTTGAAAGAAAGACATGATACAGAAGAACAATCTCTTGTGAACAAGATGCAGGCTCGTTTAAGTAGATTAGTTTCTTCTTTGAGTTTCAATGATAAGATCTATCAAATGAATACTCTTAGTCCATCAGGTCAAAAGAGAAAGTCAGCTGTTATCAGGCTTTCTTACAAAAGGCAGTCATGTGAGGGAGAAGAAACTACTGAGTTCT GCGCAACAAAGAAATTCTTACTTCGTCCAAAAGGAGGATTAGTGATTCCAAAATTCCCAGGGGAGAAATCAAGTGCAGGATACTGGTCCTTTCTTGCTCCATCAACTTTTGAACTTCGTGGAGAAAGCTACTTCAG GGATAAGAAGAAATATCCTGCTCCAAACTATGCTCCATATTACCCAATTGGTGTTGACTTGTTCAATTGCCCACGCAAAGTAAACCATATTGCTCAACACATTGAACTTCCTCAAGTCCAGACACACGGGAAACTTCCTTCACTCCTTATCGTCAATATTCAG ATGCCTACTTATCCGGCCGCCATGTTTCTTGGTGATAGTGATGGGGAAGGAATGAGCCTAGTGCTGTATTTTAAAATATCTGAGTGCTTTGACAAAGAGGTTTCTGATAGTTTCAAGCATTTAATAAGG AAATTTATTGATGAtgaaatggaaaggaataaaggGTTCGCAATGGAAACGATCACCCCCTTCCGGGAGAGGTTGAAAATCCTTGGTGGGCTAGTTAACCCAGAGGATCTTACTCTGAGTTCTGCAGAAAAAAAGCTTATACAAGGATACAATTTTAAGCCCGTTCTTTCGCGTCCTCAACACAGTTTTTATCAG GGTGAAGATTACTTTGAGATTGATCTTGACATACATCGCTTCAGCTACATATCAAGAAAGGGTCTAGAAGCATTTAGAGAACGTATGAAAGACGGGATGCTCGATCTGGGTTTAACAATTCAG GCCCAGAAGCCGGAGGAACTCCCGGAGCAAGTCATCTGCTGCGTGAGGCTGAACAAGGTCGACTTCGTCAATCACGGGCAAATTCCCAGCATCGTCGCTATCGATAATTGA